From the Paraflavitalea soli genome, the window TCACTTTTATGCTGTCTGGCGTACCCGCTGCAGTTACACTATTATATGCTTACGGTATTTGCTTTGTGCTGTATACCTGGGTGAGTGTGTTTGGAAAATAGTTCACCGTCACCATATTACCAGATTGTTACCTGGAGCTGCTGAACGCCATGAGGTCGCTTCTACCCCTTAACAGGCGTACATTGGCGGGGATGCCGCGGGAAATATAAGTACCGGTTTTCCCCCCGGCATATACAATCTCTTTACCGGGAAACAATGCTGATAACCGATGCAGGTATTCTCCCAGATCACATTTGATGAGGTTGGTAATGAGGTAGAAGTAAATCTGGGTGATCGGCTGGTCGGGGTTAAATTTTTCATACTGGGTGCAAGCAGCCTTGAGTGTCTCCGTTTTGACATTACTACCCAGGTAGAGATAGGGTATACCATTCTTTCTGAGCATATATTGCATGAACAGGATGGGTATCTCATGGAGTTCTCCATAGGGCGTATATATTAATACGCGTCGTTGGGGTTTGGTGACTGCCGGCCTGTTGAGCTTGTCGGTCGCTGCCAGGATCTTTTTGATGATAAGGGCGCTGGCAAAATGCTCCTGGGCAGGCATCACATTACCTGCCATCCATAAATGGCCAATTTTCCGGAGCAAAGGAAATAAAACCTCCAATACACCATTTTCGAAGCCTGTTTGATGTACCAGGCAGTCCAGCGTGTTTTCAAACCTTTCGAAGTCCAGGTCGATGGTAGCTTCCAATAACCGGTTGATATAGATGTCATGATTCTCCCGGTCGGGCTTGATTTCCAGTGCCAGCCGGGAAATGTCTTCCTCCGACAGGCCTGCAATCCGGGATATCTTGTAGCCATGGTGATACAGGAAGGATATCCGGAGGAGCTGCTTCAGGTCTTCATTGTCATAAAACCGGTGGTTGCTCCTCTTGCGCCTGGCATTGAGGATGCTATGCCGCTGCTCCCAGATGCGGAGGGTATGGGCTTTAATACCAGTCAGGTTCTGAACGTCGCGTATAGAAAAAAAGTTCATAAATGTGTAACAAACCGGAAGTTATTACAACTAATACACCTGTTCAAATACTGTTTAGTGTATATAGTGCCTGGGGAATAAATGGGGCAATTTATTCGTAAATTCCTGGTTAATACCCTGTTTCTATGACAATTAATATGGTATTTTTGCCCGGAATTTTAATAAAAAGCACAGCATGAGTTCACACGATCTGTCCGTCATTATTTTAATCTCGCTGCTGATTGTACTATTGCCTGCCGTAGGGTTGTATAAAATGTTCCAAAAGGCAGGTATCCCGGCCTGGAAAGCATTTGTACCTTTTTTGAATACCTGGGAAATGCTCAGGCTGACCGACCTGAAAAAGCATTGGTTTTTCTGGCAGTTCATTCCTGTAGTAGGCTGGTTCATCAGTTTATGGATATTGGTAGAGTTTGTTAAGCTATTTGGCAAGTTCCGTTTCCTGCAGCATGCGGCTACGGTATTGTTTGGATTTGCCTACCTGCCCGCTATTGGTTATGATGCCAAAGAAAAGTACTATGGTCCGGAGATCGTGAAAAAGCATAAAAAGACCGCTGCGCGCGAATGGATCGATGCCGGTGTATTCGCCATCGTAGCGGCCACCCTGATCCGTACCTTTGTTTTTGAAGCCTATACCATTCCCACAGGATCTATGGAAAAGACCCTGCTGGTGAATGATTTTCTGTTTGTAAGCAAACTCAGCTATGGTCCCCGGATCCCCAATACACCGCTGGCCATACCTTTTGTTCACCATACCCTGCCCATTACGAATTCTAAATCATACTCCGAGCTCATCCACATTCCCTATACACGCTGGTTTGCCAGTCCGGTAAAAAGGAATGATGTAGTAGTGTTTAACTTTCCGGCGGGCGATACGGTGATCAACCTTGAAGAGTTTCAGTCCCGGAACCCTTATTATGATGTAGCCTGGGAGATCGGAGACCACAATATGGATGTAGGCAGGCAGATCATCCTGTCTAATCCCGACCGGTACCCCCTGATCATACGACCGGTTGATAAAAAAGAGAACTATATCAAACGATGTGTGGCCATTGCCGGTGATACCTTACAATTAATAGACGGTGTATTGTTCATCAATGGGCAGAAAGCATTCCTGCCTCCCAAGATGCAGATGTTCTATTATGTGACCACTAAAGGGCAGCCATTAGACCCTGATGTGCTGCGGGAAGAATATGATTTCGACAAAGTAGATGACCTGGAACTTAGCCCCATGGGAGGCAACCGTTACCGGATGTTGCTCACCAATGATGCCAAAGACAAAATGATCAAAAACGGTATTATCGACAGCATTGTGGTGGCCAAACAGGAAGATTCCAAGATATTCCCCCGTGATGGTAAGCACCATTGGCAGGTAGATGATTTTGGTCCTTTGTGGGTGCCTAAAAAAGGCGCTACGCTTACGCTGACACCAGATAACTATGCGATGTACGAACGCGCTATCCGTGTGTATGAGCACAATGACCTCGAAGTACGCAATGGTAAATTTTTCATCAACGACAAAGAGACCAACCAATATACCTTCAAAATGGATTATTTCTGGATGATGGGAGATAACCGTCATCAGTCACAGGATAGCCGTTTCTGGGGTTTTGTGCCCGAAGATCATGTGGTAGGAGAAGCATGGCTTATCTGGATGAGTTGGGATAAGGGCGTGCGCTGGAGCCGCATGTTTAGTAGCATTCACTAAGAAGTCAGAAGCCAGTATATAGAATCCAGAAGTCAGAATCGCAGTAGCATTCTGAATTCTGGATTCTGCATTCTATATTCTTCTTAAATTGTATCCATGAAATCAAGCGAGTATAAATTTTCCTACGAGGTATATGATTCCATAGATGAGCTGGATGAGCAGGATGCCTTTTTGCTCAATAAAGCACGGGAGACGACCCCAAATGCCTGGGCGCCTTATTCCCGTTTCAGGGTAGGGGCCGTGGCCCGCTTAAAGAATGGCGAACTGGTCATTGGCGCCAACCAGGAAAATGCTTCTTACCCGGCGGGCATTTGCGCAGAACGGGTCTTATTATCCACCGCCGGTGCTACTTATCCCGGGCAACCTATCCAATCGATAGCCATCAGTTATGAAGGCGATGGTGTGTCCGGCGACCATCCTATTAGCCCCTGTGGTATCTGCCGGCAAACCCTGCAGGAGTTTGAACAGCGTACGAAACACCCGGTCCGGTTAATATTGGCAGGTAAAACTGGTCAGGTTTATATCATACCTGCTGCCAGTATGTTATTGCCGCTGGCCTTTTCCGGCGATGAACTTGATGTCCAGTTATAACTAACTGTTTCTGCCTCTTATATTTAGCATTTATTTCTTTACTAAAATTTGCCGCTATCTATCCTGTTTAATAGCGCAGAATAAGTAATTTGTACTTTATATTTAGTTTCGCTTGCTTATGGGGAGACTCCTTTTATTGGTATGCTTTGTATTGATTGCAAACAGTGTATTTTGCCAGTCACACGGATTAAGGTTTTCAAGTCATGAGGTTGTTCCCGAAAAGAGAACCTCACTTAACCTGACACCTAAAGACCCCTTGTGCCTCAAACAGGCTGCTGAGATCTCTTTCGACCTGGCTTTTACTCCCAACCTGGAAACCTATTTTGGGTATATCATGCGCCTGGTAACAGGCAACAATCAAAACATAGATATTGTCTACAACCAGAAACTGCAGAAGTTCAACTTTGTGATCGGGGAAACTGTTTCCGGAGAATTTACCATCGATTCCATGCATTTATACGGCCAATGGAGCCAATTCAAGGTGACCCTGGATGCCAAAACACAGGAAGCAGGGTTTTACCTCAATAACCAGCTGGTGTCTAAAGGCAAGGCCAATATTTCCCATGCCACCTGTTACCGCATTTTTTTCGGCGCCAACGACTTTACAGGATTTCAGATCACCGATATCCCACCCATGAACATCCGGGATATCCGGATAGCAGAAGGTACTGCACAGGTAGCTTATTATCCATTGTCTGAAAGCAGCGGCAATGAATGTGCCGATGAAATAAAGAATAAAGTAGCCCTGGTGACAAACCCGGTATGGATCAAACCCCGCCACCAGAACTGGGTGCAGGCGGCGGCCGTTGAAACGAGGGGAGTAGCCAGTGTAGCTTTTGATAAACATACAGAAAGGCTCTACATTGTATCTCCCGACTCTTTGTACCAGTATTCCTTTAAGAACGGACAACTGACGGGCACAAAGCTCACTGTCGGTCGCGATACGTTGCCACCCGGCAATCAATCGGTGTGTAATGCTGCCGGTAACGCCTTGTACAATTTTAATATAGATGAGAAGAAAGTAAGTACCTGGCAACCACAGGCCGGCAAGTGGGACCTGAACTTTACACCGGGACAACTTACCGTATACTGGCAGGCCAATAAGTTCCTGTCGCCGGCAGATAGCTCCTTATATATAATAGGCGGATACGGCCAGTTGCAATACAAGAATGAAGTGCAGCGCTATCATTTTCCTACCAAAGAATGGGAATCTATAGACCCCGGCGGTGATTTCTTTATGCCACGCTACCTGGCTGCCCTGGGCACCAATAACGCCGGCGATACCGCTTACATCATCGGTGGCTTTGGCAGTAAGACCGGCGATCAAACGATCAACCCCAAATATAGTTATGAACTAATAGCCTTTAGTGTAAAGAGCAATACTTTCAAAAGTCTCTTTCACCTGAAGGAACCTCCTAACCAATTTTGCTTTGCCAATAGCCTCGTCATTGATTCTGCTACGCGGGACTTTTATGCGCTCATTCATCCCATTGACCGCTTCAACTCGGTACTGCAATTGATGAAAGGCTCTCTGCAATCGCCGGATTATCAGCTGATGGGTGATACGATCCCTTATGCCTTTCATGACATTGAATCATTTGCTGACCTCTATTATTGCCCAGTGAGTAAAAAGCTGGTTGCTGTAACCCTTTTTACCAATAAGCAGAATATTACCAGTGTAAAGGTCTATACCATAGATTTTCCACCCAATAAACTGGTGGCGGCAGCAACTCAGGTAGCCAAACCTTCCCGCGACTGGGTTTGGTTCCTGATAGCAGGGCTCCTGGTAGCGGTGGGTGTACTGGCGATGATGTGGCGGAAGAAGCGGGCGGATCAACTGGCGCACCAGGAGGCAAACTGGCAGGCAGCCATACCTGGCAAGGCAACTGCGCCGGCAGTGACAGCTCATGCTGTGCCGGGAATAACAGAGCTGGCGGGCAGCAAGGAAGTGGCAGCCATCAACTTATTCGGGCAATTGGAGGTTTTTGACAAAGAAGGGAATGATATTACTAAAATGTTTACTCCTTTGCTCAAGGAGTTGTTCCTGCTGGTATTGATCCATACCTACAAAGATGGCCGGGGTATTGCTTCTGAAAAACTGTATGAAACTTTATGGAGCGATAAACCGATCAAAGATGCGCGGAATAATTTCTCCGTTAATGTGGTAAAGCTAAAAGGCATCCTGGAAAAAATAGGGGATTGCCATATCGGCAAAGAGACGGGTAAATGGAAACTGGATATCCTGAATAATTCCATTAAGGTAGACTTTCAGCAATACATGGAACTGGTGTCGCATAAAACGGCTATTAATAAAGCCTATGCGCATGAACTGGTACAGATTGTTGGAAGGGGGGCTTTCCTGAGCACCATGCATTATAGCTGGCTGGATGATATTAAATCGGATGTTTCCGGTAAAACCATAGATATACTATTAAGTTATATATCAACGGCCGATCCCCTGGCCGACGCTGAATTTATTATCAAAGCCACCAATTGCATCTTCTTTTCCGACCAGCTCAACGAAGAGGCCCTGGTCTGGAAATGCAAATGCCTGGTACTGCTTGGGCGGCATGGCATGGCCAAAGATGCCTACCTGAAGTTTGCCAAAGAATACCGGGAGAATTATGGGCAGGACTTCGAAAGGTCGTTCACCGAAATGACCGGGCAGTAGCCTTTGCCACCCAGCTTGTCGAAGGCGTCTAAAGGGTGGGCGCCCTTTCGGGGCGGCTCACTCTGATCTAAAGGCGCTTGTCGAAGGGTGTTTTGTAGAAATTCCTCTTTAAGGGGCTTCGACAGAGTTTATCCGGCTCCGCGTGACGCAGCCCTACATGCTTTTCTTCATAAAAAATTAAAAAACAAGCTATTAATTTCCCAATTAATGGTTTTGTTAATGCCTTTATTAGTCTCCTCCTCCTTTCTTGCACTAAGAATTACTCAACGAAATGTTTGCCTGCTATATGAAAAAGCTCCTGCTGCTTTTACTGCTTTTGTGGAATGTTGCCGTCCTTTATGCCCGTCAACCCGGTAAAGCTTCCCTGCTGGTATCAGAAAGATCTAATCTTGCATATGTCGATCCCACTATTGGAAATGTAGGTCAGCTCCTGGAGCCTACCCGGCCCACCATCCAGTTGCCCAATCAGATGATCAGGGTAGCCCCTCAGCGAAAAGATTACCTGGATAACCAGATCACCAGTTTCCCGTTAAACATCGTTTCGCACCGGCTGGGGCAGGTGTTTGCCATCAAACCCTCCGTAAAGCCTATTGCCCGGGAGAGCTGGCAGGCCCGAATGGCCTATGACCACGACCTGGAGATCAATGCGCCCTGGCATTATTCCACCTACCTCATCGATGATGAAGTGACGGTTGAGTTCACCCCTGGCAAAAAAGCCGGTATCTATCGTTTCCGCTTTCCCCAGTCGGCCCATAAATCCATTTTGCTGGATGTATACAATGGCGGCCAGTCCAATTATAGTTTTCCCTCCGCTACAGAAATAACCGGCCTCGAAACCTGGCATGGAGATGTAAAAGTGTATATGTATGGTGTATGGAATACAGCGGGTAAGGGGGAGTTATGGGAAGGCAAAGGTCCTAAAGCTGCTGTGAGTTTTCCCTCAACGACTACTGAGGTTGAGTTGAGGTATGCGATCAGCTATGTAAGTGCTGAGCAGGCCAGGAAGAATTATGAGACTGAATTGAAGGGCAGGAGTTTCGCCAGCCTGGTGGAAAACGGCAAAAAAGCCTGGGATAAAGTGTTGTCACAAATAAAAGTAGAGGGGGGCACGATAGCCCAGAAGCGTTCTTTTTATACCGCTTTGTACCGGTGTTATGAAAGAATGGTGGATGTATCGGAAGACAACAACTATTATAGCGGTTATAACAAGCAGGTAAATAAAGACCAGCGTCCTTTTTATGTGGACGACTGGGCATGGGATACTTACCTTGCGCATCACCCCCTGCGTATGATCCTGAACCCCGCGCAGGAGGAAGATATGCTGCAGTCTTATGTACGCATGTACGAGCAAAGCGGCTGGATGCCCACCTTCCCCGTATTGTTTGGCGATCATGCCTGCATGAATGGATTTCATTCTTCCGTAGTGTTTTTGGATGCATACCGCAAGGGGTTGAAAAACTTTGATATCCAGAAAGCATATGAAGGCATGCGGAAAAATGCCACGGATGCTACCATTATTCCCTGGCGCAATGGGCCTAAAACATCTCTCGACGATTTTTACCATACCAACGGTTATTTCCCCGCGCTTGCTCCCGGCGAAAAAGAAACGGTGGGCCTGGTAGATAATTTCGAAAAGCGGCAGGCAGTAGCTGTTACGCTGGGTACCAGTTACGACGACTGGGCATTGGCCCAACTGGCTAAAGACCTGAAGAAACCTGAAGATTATGCCCTGTTCACACCAAGGGGCCTTAATTATAAGAACCTATGGCACCCCGAGAAGAAATTCTTCCTGCCGAAAGATGACAAGGGCAACTGGATCAACATTGATCTGAAGTTTGACGGCGGTCCCGGTGGACGCGATTATTACGATGAGAACAATGGCTGGACCTACCTGTGGCAGGTGCAACAGGATATACCGGGCCTCATTGACCTGATGGGGGGCAAGAAAACTTTTGAAGACAGATTGGATCAATTGTATCGCGAAGGACTGGGCCGCAGTAAACATGAATTCTGGTCCAAATTTCCCGATGCTACCGGCCTGGTAGGCCAATATTCCATGGGTAATGAGCCGAGCTTTCATATTCCCTACCTCTACAATTTTACCGCTTCGCCCTGGAAAACGCAGCAGGTTACCCGCTTCCTGCTCGATGTGTGGTTTAAGGACAATGTGTTTGGCATTCCCGGTGATGAAGATGGTGGTGGTATGACGGCCTTTGTAGTTTTCTCTTCTATGGGCTTCTATCCGGTAACACCCGGGTTGCCTGTGTATACGATCGGCAGCCCCTTATTCAGCAAAATAACCATTGACCTGCAGAATGGAAAACAGTTCAGGCTCACTGCCAACCGCTGTTCTGTAGTCAATAAATATATTCAAAGCGCTAAGATGAATGGAGTGGTGTTGAATACACCCTGGTTCACACACGAGCAACTGATGAAGGGAGGACACCTGGAACTGGAAATGGGCCCCAAGCCCAACAAGACCTGGGGCACGGCCAATGCGGGTTTTTAATTTCATCCTTGGGTGTCATTTCGAACGGAGCGCCTCTCACCATTCTGTCATTTCGAACGGAGCGTAGCGGAGTGAGAAATCTATTGCTTCGATAGCGGATTTCTCCCTGCGGTCGAAATGACAATAAAGTGTGAAATGACAATAAAGAGTGAAATGACAATGAAGAGTGAAATGAGAATGAAGTGGGGAGTGACAATAAAGTGGAGAGCGACAAAGAAGAAGGAATGACAACTTTTTTAACGATGCCATTATGAAATACGCTGTATTGCTATTGCTGTTGATGTCTGCTATTGGTGCCGGTGCTTTTGCACAGGGCAAAAGTATCCGGGAATTCCAGGTACTTCCTAAAAATGATGCTGCTACCAATGGGGCCAATCTTCAAAAAGCCATTGACTGGGCTTCTGCCAGCGGCGCTGCCTTATATGTAGAGCCGTCCGAGGAACCTTACACCATTGCCAGTGGTATCATCTTAAAGAAAAACGTATCGCTTATTGGCGTACATGGCCCCACACCGCGGGGCACCCGGCATGCCACCAAAAAACAACCGGTGGGTAGTGTATTTAAAATAATAGATGACAAGAACCCATTCATTACAGTCGAGTCGGCCACACAGATCAGGGGTATCCAGTTCTGGTATGCCAACCAGGAGTTGAAAGACTCTGCTAAGATCATTAAGTACCCGCCTACGATACAGGTGAGCAAAACCTCCAAAACAGAAGGGGTAACGCTTACCAACCTTACTTTCTACGGCGAGTATATGGCCATGGATTTTAATGCCAGCCGGAGAATGGCCTGCGAGCTGATCCTTATTGAACATTGCTATGGGTATCCGTTGAGTGGCGAGTTTATCCGGATCAACTATTGTTATGATATACCCCGTTTCCTCCATTGCCACGTGAATCCTTCCAATATGCGGCAGATCGGATTTGGCTTTTCCAAAGCGATCATTGATAAGGTGGTCAGCAGCAAGACCTATGCTTATGCCATCAACAATACGGACAATGCCCAGCTGATGGACCTGTTCACCTTTGCCACCTGGGGCGGTATTTACCTGGGCGCAGAAAGCTATGGGCAGCTGACGAATTTTAACCTGGATTGTGTAGCTGTGGGCCTCTATAAAGGTGGTTCCAATAGCAAGAACCGCAACTGGCAGATCGCGCAGGGCTCCATCATTGCCAATGCCGGCACAACGCTGGATGAGATCCATCCCATTATTATTGAAGGAAAAGGACATACCGCCATCACCAACGTAGAGGCATTCTCCGGTGGTAATGGCGCATTAACGAACCTGGAAAAGTCATTTGATTTTATGCAGGTATTGGGTACGGAAAGACTCACCGTATCCCTGGTAGGCTGCCGCATGCGCAATTATGTGACCGACCTGCCCATCACCATTAAAAACCCCGCTGCTGTGGTACAAGCCGTAGCCTGTATTGATAAAGAAGAAAAACTGTACAACGCAACCTTGGGAAACTAATAAACCAATTTTAACACCAAAACGATGCTATCCATGTACTATGCCACCTTTTACCCGCCATGACATTTACTGATCAGCGGCTCAGGGTGAGCCGCCCTTCGAGGGCGACCCACCCTAAACCGCCTACGGTATCAAACTTCACTTATCTAAACAATTAACTGATTTATGAAAAGATTGTATTACATATTATTCCTGGCATGTGCTTTCCCCTTTTTAGCTGTGGCACAGCAAAAAGTGATCAGTGGGAAAGTGACGGATGCCAGCCGCACGGCTTTGCCGGGTGTTACTGTTTCTGTGAGAAGCAGTAATGGCAATGCGTCGACCGACGTGTATAAGTCGGCTGCAACCACAGACAGTCAAGGATCTTTTAGCATTACCGTTCCACAAGGAGCTACCGCATTGGTATTTACTTTTGTCGGTAAAAAAGAGGTTGTTGAAACCATTGGTACACGTACGGTTATGAATGTAACCATGACTGATGGTGACGACCAGCTATCAGATGTAGTGGTAATAGGTTATGGAACCCGGAAAAAGGAAACGCTTACGGGTTCTGTAAGCAATATCTCCAATAAGGATATCCAAACAACTACCAGCGTAAGCCTGGCGCAAAAGCTACAGGGTAAAGTGGCTGGTTTGCAGATACGGCAGCTGAGTGGTGAGCCCGGTACATTTGAGAACATGATCAATATCCGTGGTTTTGGAGCTCCTTTGTATGTTATCGATGGTATCGTACGGGACGGCTCTTCTGAGTTCCAGAGACTTAATGCCGATGATATTGAGAGTGTATCTTTTCTGAAAGATGCCTCTGCCGCTATTTATGGCTTTGGTTCTTCCAATGGTGTGGTGATCGTTACTACCAAGAAAGGCGCCCGGGGTAAGGCTTCCTTTAATTACACCGGTGTGGTAGGATTTTCACAGCCTACCGATGTGCCCCGCATGGCCAATGCCTCCGAATGGATGCAGATGCGCAATGAGGCCAACCTGAATATGTATACCAGTCCAACCCCTTTCATCACCAAGGAAGAGTTGCAAAAATGGATCGATGGTGCGCCCGGTTATGAAAGTACGGACTGGTATGATGCGGCCCTCAAAAAGACCTCCATCACACAACAGCATAACCTGAGTGCTTCCGGTGGCAACGAAAAAACACAATATTATATCGGTCTGGCCTATGTAGATGAAGGCAGCTACCTGCGCAGCAATGACATGAATTACAAGCGCTACAACTTCCGCTCCAATATCACAACGGAACTGGCCAAGAACCTGAAAGCAGAAGTGCTGATCGGTGGCCGTTACGATATCAGGACAACACCCGGTGAAAACTTCTTCAATATCTTCAAGGGCACACGGGTAACCCTGCCTACGGAGAAGCCTTATGCCAATGGCAACCCACTGTATCCTGCGATGGTAACACCGTCTACGCAGAACCCCCTGGCCTTATCTGACAGGAGTATTACCGGGTACAGTGAAACGGTAAACAGGGGAGTACAATCTACCTTCTCATTGACCTATGATGTACCATTCGTGAAAGGACTTACGTTGAAAGGCACAGCGGCTTATGACCTCAACAGCTACCAGGGTAAGGATGTATCCAAACCTTATACCTTGTACACGTATGTAAATGGTGATTATGTACCCTCTCCCCAGCGGGTAGGTACGGGTGGTATTTCCAATGGCTATGGCAACAGCAACCGATTTGTGGTGATTGGCCAGGCCAACTATGCCACTACCATTGCCAACCACCATAACGTGGCCCTCCTGGGCGCCTTTGAACAAAGGCAGGACTGGAGCCGTAACGCCGACCTGAGAAGGATCTATGATTTCTATACGATCGACCAGATCAACGCAGCCAGTGGTAATGGTATGACCAATGGCGGCGGAGAAGGACAATCCGCTTCTCAGGCGGTACTGGGTCGTTTCAACTACGATTACGATAAAAAGTATTTGCTCGAACTGGCATTCCGTTACATGGGTACTTATGCTTATCCTCCCGATACTCGCTGGGGTTTCTTCCCCATCATTTCCGGTGGCTGGAGGATTTCTGAAGAGAACTTCATGAAAAATATACCGGTTATCTCCAACCTTAAATTACGTGCTTCTTATGGTCGTGTGGGTGAGCAGGCTGGCGGTCCCTTCCAGTGGATCCAGGGCTTTTCGCTGAGCGGTGGCGGTCAATATGAGTTTACCAACGGAAGCCTGACCACTGGTGCGCAGGCGCCCGGACTGGTGAACCCTTCACTGACCTGGGTTACTGCCAAGACAGCTGATATTGGTATTGAAGTTGGTTTGTGGAATAATAAGCTGACCCTGGAAGCAGCTGTTTACCGCAGAGACAGGCTTGGTATTCCTGCCCGCAAAAATGTGTCCCTGCCCAATACCTTTGGCGCTTCCCTGCCTGAGGAGAACCTTAACAGTGACCGTACGCAAGGTATAGAGTTTACCATTGGTTACAACGACAGGATTGGAAAGGACTTCCGTTTTAATGTGTCCGGCAACTTCAATTTTGCCCGTTCACAAAACCTCTATGTTGAAAGAGGGCCCTTCCAAAGCAGCTGGGACAAATGGAAAAACGGAACAGCATACCGCTACGATGATATCATCTGGTCCTATACTTACCTGGGCCAA encodes:
- a CDS encoding cytidine deaminase; this encodes MKSSEYKFSYEVYDSIDELDEQDAFLLNKARETTPNAWAPYSRFRVGAVARLKNGELVIGANQENASYPAGICAERVLLSTAGATYPGQPIQSIAISYEGDGVSGDHPISPCGICRQTLQEFEQRTKHPVRLILAGKTGQVYIIPAASMLLPLAFSGDELDVQL
- a CDS encoding MerR family transcriptional regulator, whose amino-acid sequence is MNFFSIRDVQNLTGIKAHTLRIWEQRHSILNARRKRSNHRFYDNEDLKQLLRISFLYHHGYKISRIAGLSEEDISRLALEIKPDRENHDIYINRLLEATIDLDFERFENTLDCLVHQTGFENGVLEVLFPLLRKIGHLWMAGNVMPAQEHFASALIIKKILAATDKLNRPAVTKPQRRVLIYTPYGELHEIPILFMQYMLRKNGIPYLYLGSNVKTETLKAACTQYEKFNPDQPITQIYFYLITNLIKCDLGEYLHRLSALFPGKEIVYAGGKTGTYISRGIPANVRLLRGRSDLMAFSSSR
- a CDS encoding Kelch repeat-containing protein, which produces MGRLLLLVCFVLIANSVFCQSHGLRFSSHEVVPEKRTSLNLTPKDPLCLKQAAEISFDLAFTPNLETYFGYIMRLVTGNNQNIDIVYNQKLQKFNFVIGETVSGEFTIDSMHLYGQWSQFKVTLDAKTQEAGFYLNNQLVSKGKANISHATCYRIFFGANDFTGFQITDIPPMNIRDIRIAEGTAQVAYYPLSESSGNECADEIKNKVALVTNPVWIKPRHQNWVQAAAVETRGVASVAFDKHTERLYIVSPDSLYQYSFKNGQLTGTKLTVGRDTLPPGNQSVCNAAGNALYNFNIDEKKVSTWQPQAGKWDLNFTPGQLTVYWQANKFLSPADSSLYIIGGYGQLQYKNEVQRYHFPTKEWESIDPGGDFFMPRYLAALGTNNAGDTAYIIGGFGSKTGDQTINPKYSYELIAFSVKSNTFKSLFHLKEPPNQFCFANSLVIDSATRDFYALIHPIDRFNSVLQLMKGSLQSPDYQLMGDTIPYAFHDIESFADLYYCPVSKKLVAVTLFTNKQNITSVKVYTIDFPPNKLVAAATQVAKPSRDWVWFLIAGLLVAVGVLAMMWRKKRADQLAHQEANWQAAIPGKATAPAVTAHAVPGITELAGSKEVAAINLFGQLEVFDKEGNDITKMFTPLLKELFLLVLIHTYKDGRGIASEKLYETLWSDKPIKDARNNFSVNVVKLKGILEKIGDCHIGKETGKWKLDILNNSIKVDFQQYMELVSHKTAINKAYAHELVQIVGRGAFLSTMHYSWLDDIKSDVSGKTIDILLSYISTADPLADAEFIIKATNCIFFSDQLNEEALVWKCKCLVLLGRHGMAKDAYLKFAKEYRENYGQDFERSFTEMTGQ
- a CDS encoding S26 family signal peptidase, producing the protein MSSHDLSVIILISLLIVLLPAVGLYKMFQKAGIPAWKAFVPFLNTWEMLRLTDLKKHWFFWQFIPVVGWFISLWILVEFVKLFGKFRFLQHAATVLFGFAYLPAIGYDAKEKYYGPEIVKKHKKTAAREWIDAGVFAIVAATLIRTFVFEAYTIPTGSMEKTLLVNDFLFVSKLSYGPRIPNTPLAIPFVHHTLPITNSKSYSELIHIPYTRWFASPVKRNDVVVFNFPAGDTVINLEEFQSRNPYYDVAWEIGDHNMDVGRQIILSNPDRYPLIIRPVDKKENYIKRCVAIAGDTLQLIDGVLFINGQKAFLPPKMQMFYYVTTKGQPLDPDVLREEYDFDKVDDLELSPMGGNRYRMLLTNDAKDKMIKNGIIDSIVVAKQEDSKIFPRDGKHHWQVDDFGPLWVPKKGATLTLTPDNYAMYERAIRVYEHNDLEVRNGKFFINDKETNQYTFKMDYFWMMGDNRHQSQDSRFWGFVPEDHVVGEAWLIWMSWDKGVRWSRMFSSIH
- a CDS encoding GH92 family glycosyl hydrolase; translated protein: MKKLLLLLLLLWNVAVLYARQPGKASLLVSERSNLAYVDPTIGNVGQLLEPTRPTIQLPNQMIRVAPQRKDYLDNQITSFPLNIVSHRLGQVFAIKPSVKPIARESWQARMAYDHDLEINAPWHYSTYLIDDEVTVEFTPGKKAGIYRFRFPQSAHKSILLDVYNGGQSNYSFPSATEITGLETWHGDVKVYMYGVWNTAGKGELWEGKGPKAAVSFPSTTTEVELRYAISYVSAEQARKNYETELKGRSFASLVENGKKAWDKVLSQIKVEGGTIAQKRSFYTALYRCYERMVDVSEDNNYYSGYNKQVNKDQRPFYVDDWAWDTYLAHHPLRMILNPAQEEDMLQSYVRMYEQSGWMPTFPVLFGDHACMNGFHSSVVFLDAYRKGLKNFDIQKAYEGMRKNATDATIIPWRNGPKTSLDDFYHTNGYFPALAPGEKETVGLVDNFEKRQAVAVTLGTSYDDWALAQLAKDLKKPEDYALFTPRGLNYKNLWHPEKKFFLPKDDKGNWINIDLKFDGGPGGRDYYDENNGWTYLWQVQQDIPGLIDLMGGKKTFEDRLDQLYREGLGRSKHEFWSKFPDATGLVGQYSMGNEPSFHIPYLYNFTASPWKTQQVTRFLLDVWFKDNVFGIPGDEDGGGMTAFVVFSSMGFYPVTPGLPVYTIGSPLFSKITIDLQNGKQFRLTANRCSVVNKYIQSAKMNGVVLNTPWFTHEQLMKGGHLELEMGPKPNKTWGTANAGF